TGTCTGGCCATGGTGTGAGCAGCTTTTCAAGGGGAGCCTAACCTCTCTCCCGCATCCTCAGGGACCCCCATGGCTCTCAAGCTGCTGCCCAAAGCTCACACCAAGCTGCACACCTTCCTGTATGAGTACTGCGTGGCGCTCTCCCTCGCAACCCACCCTGCCATCATCGGCATGTTTGGCATTGCCATTGAGTCCAGCCAGCACTACGGCTTTCTCTACGAGCCAGCGCTGCACAGAGACCTGATCTCCATCATCAAACCACGGGTGAGTGCCAGGAAAGGGAATGAGACATGGGGCCTTCTCCTGTAGGAGGCACTAGCACCCATCTGGCCAATCTGTGGGAGACTAGCTGGTTTAGGGGGTGTCGAGATGGGGCTTTCCCCATtagggggcaccagctctgatccagccccagcttGTGGGACTAGCTGGATGAGGGGGGCAGAGAATGGGCCCTGCCCAGGGAATGGGCATTGCCCCACTAGGGGCACCATCTCCTCTTCAGCCCCAGGTTGGGGGTAATGACTGTACCCAGAGAACCTCCATCTCCAACATTCAAAGTGCCAGAGTCTCCCCTGAATGCAAAGCTGGCTGGTGCACATTTGGCTGGCGGGGCTGCAATGGTGCTATGGGTTGCAACATCTCCTCTCTTTGTCCCTGTCCAGGACGGGATCCCCGAACCAGCTACCAAGCAGTGTGCCAAGCAGCTGGTGAGTGCCCTGGAGTTCATCCACAGCCGGGGGCTGGTGTATCGAGACGTCAAGCCCGAGAACGTGCTGCTCTTCGACCCTGAGTGCCGGCTCATCAAGCTGACCGACTTCGGGCTCACCCGGCCCAAGGGCACCCGGCTCAAGCTGGTGGCTGGGGTGATCCCCTACACCGCTCCGGAGTTGAGCAACACCACCAGTGCCCAGGGCCTGCCCATCGATGCCAGCCTGGATGCCTGGGCCTTTGGTGTGATGCTCTTCTGCCTGCTGACCGGCTATTTCCCCTGGGAGCAAAGCCTGCCAGCTGACCCCTTCTTTGAGGACTTCATGCTGTGGCAGGAGTCAGGCCTGGATGAGGACCTACCACGCCATTGGAGGCGCCTGACGGCTGAGGCCACCCACATGCTGCGGAGCCTGTTGGTCCTGGATCCTGCCCAGCGCAGCCCTGTCAGCGGGGCCCTGCATTACGTCGACTGCCCCTGGAGAGTGGAGAACTGGCATGGTGAGGAGCAGGCTGTGGGGTCCTAGAGAACCTCCTTTGGGGGAGTGGAGGCCATCTCCCTGTGGGGCCTGTCTATAGGATGATCAGTATCTAAGGCCCTACAACGTGCCTCCAGCAGGACAGGAATACATTGAAAGGGGCTCTCAAAATACCAGCCATGGCAAGATCTGTTCCAAAGCACTGAGCTCCAGTTCCTGCCAAATCCCACACAGGTGCCAGTTCCCACTGGGCACTGTCCCCAGTAGACACCAATCCCCCTGGGTACAGATCTGCCCTGGCCACTGATTCCCCAATTAGTGCCACTTCCCCCCGCCCGCGTGTTGATCCCCTCCAGGCACCAGTTCTCCCCCAGGCACTGATTCAGCAATGGGAGccaatccccaccccccagctaccACACCCCCTCCCTGATAAAGGCAGGTCTCATTGCTGTGGGGAGCACATCCCCCTGGAGCAGTTTCTGTGCACCGCAGCCATTGCATTATTACAGAAATAGAGATTTATTCATCAATAAATTCCCATCTGTGGCTCTTTTTCACTTGTAATAAAATCTCCAAGCAGGGGCCTGTATAGTGTGTGAGAACGGGTTACAACGGGCTCTCTCCCTGCTTGGGAGCTCTGCCCAGGGTCCACTGCAGCGTGCCAGTGAGTAGCTGGGGAGCCAAGGGGTTGGAAGGAGGCAGCTAGAGGATAGGTTCCAGGTCTGGCAGGAAGTGGGTAGATGGGtattgggggcaggaaggagttaggggggggctgaggggctaGAATGTGGTTGTCGTGGGATGGGTGCCAGGTCTTGCTGGAAGGGGGTAGCTGGGGACTTGGTGTTGGGAGGCTGCTGGGGATGTAGTTCTGTAGTGTCCTGTTCTCTCGCTCTCTGTTTCTATCTAATAAGTGTCCAGCTCAGCTGCCAAGACCCCTTGCAGCAGTGCTGGGAAACTGTGAGCAGAGAGGCAGCTAAAGCAGGGCCTTAAATAGCCCCACGCTGGCACAAGTCTACCAGGCCTGGCTGTGGCTGCTCAGAGCATACACTGGGTCTGGGATTTCCAGCAGTGACCTACCAGCGAGAGTCagtgacacacatacacacacacactctctctctctctcgctcgctttctcctgggccagtttgtttcattttgtctTAAATGGACCAAGGTCAGACTCCAGCAACAACCACAGCCGCTCcagcccatctctgctcctgTTCCCAAACGGACAGTTAATACCAGCCAAACAGATTCCCTGGCAGGTGCTTCCCCTAGAAAAGCCTCTCCAGCCAATGGGAAAGGGCTAAGGGGATTGTTCCAATGGAAGCCACAGGGAGTGTTTTCCCTCCCAGTGCTATCACTGTTTCTTCCCCTTTGCTGTGTGTTTGATAATGGGCTGATAGGGTGGTTGTTACAGTGGGAGTCTCCAGGGTTGGCTTTGCACAAACCCTCAACCACCGTTTCCTGCCTGATGTTGGAACAATGATCATGAAGGCTTTCATTACTATTGTAGCCCTTTAGCAACACAAGAACCAGCAAAAACTGGCTAGGACAGTCAGTGCAGGGGGGTGCTTGCTCACAGCGGGTGGGTGAGAATGAAGCAGGCATGACAAGATGGGGGCAGAGCACCATGTGAGATGTGGGGCACTTGGCACTGGGGCATGCCATTAGCCTAGGTGTCACTGAGATATGTTGGCAGGGATCAGCTTTGCTAACCAGAGTAGGGGTCGAACCCTGCAGTATGAGTAGCTCAGTATCTCTACGAGCGACAGCAGGCCTTCCCCATCCCACAAGAAGGGCATCTCAACTCATAGTCACAGTCAGCGTGGAGAGAGCTCAGTGTTATGtcaccagccccacaccaggatcaggccccaaaatacAGAGACTGGcttcaaaatcatgaaattttacACAATAATCCATGTGGAGCCTTTTGGGGTTGGAGCCTTTAGAGGGCCTTGTTTGCTAgcttttctccccaccccaaggGTGAGAAACACAGTTTGTTTTGGAAGATGAGATTGTCCtataatcccatgactccaggagctggggatttatTGGAAACACCAGACATGcggagagttggcagcactgcaaTGTTGGATGCTAGGGCAGAGTTAAATTGGGGAAGTCAGAGCTCCAAGTGGAAGGTGGTATTTTCAGAGGGGGCCCAAGTGCACtcagcacccagctcccactAACGCTATGTGATCTAGGCACTGACACTACTCTGAAAACCCCAGGCTCAGTGTACAGGAACCACATTTTGAAAAGGGGCCTGTGATTTAGGGTGTCTcataggggaaggaggaggaggagggagatgatttttacctctgtACCTGGCATTTTTGGTGAGACGAATACTGAAATAAAGCATACAGTCCTGGtatctatattttaaaagcatgttgaaaaattggaaaaggtgcagaagaGAGCCACAGAAATGATTCAAGGACTGGAGAAAATGTCTTAGAGTAGAAGACTTAAATCTAAGCCCCATCTgcttagtttatcaaaaagaatatCAAGAGATGATTTGATTATAGTGTATAACTACCTCTATGGGGAGTGTCATGGGGAAACCTGCATGTGAAGCAgggctgcccccattggcccagtgcagggttggtacaccccatcacacagtcCTTGGGAGTCCCTGTGGGATCAGGTAATTGCAACAAGTAGGGCTCAGGACCCCAGCCCGGTCAAGCAAACAATCAGTCCTCAGCCCCCACAGGGCAGAACAATCAGTCTGTCTGTATCCCCCAGGTGGGGCAGAGCAAACAAACAGTGGCCACACCTAGTgtcaaaggggtgggggggtaggggaacccaggcccatctTTCTCCACCaggttctgacccagggccctacaAAGCAGGGAAATTCCCTGTTAAGGGTTTAAGTGTCAGCTTCTACTACAGTCCAACAATCACTTCCTACCACAAGGTGCATCTCGGACATCTCCCCGGCTGGCGGCAGCAGCTCAGTGACTCACTGCTTGGAGAGTTGCAGGCACCTCTATACAGGCCTGCAACACATGTCCATGTCCACGTCCACGTCCACGtccttgtcttgtcttgtcttgtcttgtcccgtcccgtcccgtcccgtccctcccccttcctcctccaccagcccagactgagctgtctCCTTTTATGGAGCATGTgcagctggggtcagggggtatGGTCTCCTGGGTCCACAGTGATTGGTCCAGTCCCGGTGGCCCAGTGGGGGGTTGGTACACCCTGccacagagagaaaaaacaaggtactaatgggctcttta
Above is a genomic segment from Emys orbicularis isolate rEmyOrb1 chromosome 2, rEmyOrb1.hap1, whole genome shotgun sequence containing:
- the LOC135874996 gene encoding serine/threonine-protein kinase SBK2-like, with translation MPDSPSSCTAQTELSPAAATGEAGQPAAVNTVLLEKDSVMAQCPGAAALAVLDEMLEITAQSLVRTEVAEHYQVIRELGRGKYGHVVLVTHRQRGTPMALKLLPKAHTKLHTFLYEYCVALSLATHPAIIGMFGIAIESSQHYGFLYEPALHRDLISIIKPRDGIPEPATKQCAKQLVSALEFIHSRGLVYRDVKPENVLLFDPECRLIKLTDFGLTRPKGTRLKLVAGVIPYTAPELSNTTSAQGLPIDASLDAWAFGVMLFCLLTGYFPWEQSLPADPFFEDFMLWQESGLDEDLPRHWRRLTAEATHMLRSLLVLDPAQRSPVSGALHYVDCPWRVENWHGEEQAVGS